Within the Scomber scombrus chromosome 4, fScoSco1.1, whole genome shotgun sequence genome, the region TACACGTTTTAAGCAGTACAGTGTGTTACAAACCAATACAAtgcaaaacagtttttaaagctttaagaCTCCAGCTCCGGCTGTGACCCTGTGAGACCTCATGATTCAGCTCTGGGTTATTTTAACAGCACTGTAATGATGTACTTCAGTGCCTTTGAACTGCAGTGCCCCTCGCTGGCCTTTGTTCCCCTCTTCTTCTCACTTCCCTGGCCGCCTGTCATCCGTGCACCCCGTGTGTGTCCGTGTTTATACAATAGATACTCACCTCTCCTTGAATTTTTCAcgttttatttttacaacagtgaatcacAGTGGATGAAAGTAGGATATTTCTAAAAACtgatgaacagaaaataaatacttAACTGTGCTAGCGGAGGCTTGCTGATCACTATTTGCCACTTTGGTGTATCATCCTCATACTTACATTTTCTTAAACAGGATAATCGTCATACATTTGCTCATTTAAAATAGCCACTGCCAACACTCAAATATATTGATGCTTTATCTTAGTCCataatttcaatttcaacttCTTCAAAGATGTGTGGATGTCATGTACATTCATATACAATAAACTGAACAATCTTGCTGCTTACTATGTACAAAGAATCATTATAAGGATTATACATATAGTCACAGATAGAGGGGAAGCTGTTGACTTTatgaatcaaacaaaacaaataatacatgCAATATTACATGcaattttcactttatttttgaggataaacataaaaaagatgatCGTATATTGTCAAGAACTATTGGGAGGTGTATGGAGGACAAAATCAGtcaattacaaataaatgaatcaataactaaaatacattaatacatacagaaaacacttataaataaacaaaatattaaatggatagaaataataaataaataatgaatggtACAATGCATTAACAAGacaaaaatatgtgtttctCAATGTAATTACCGTTACCTTTTTCAGGCAGTGATTACAAGGCTGTGCAAACATGTAGGTGATATTTAACACTGTTGGTCATTGTCATACTGACTTGCTAAATAGGATTCACTTTTCTTGGCTGACAATGattcttttgttgtttgtttttttttggctcacTATGCAACAAAGTCCTACTACATCATCAATGTACCTGCCAAGACATCTGGTGAGGCCTATAAGGAATGTAACAATGTGATAGCAGGAGACTGCATTTTATATTAGcagaaaacatacataaatatattgacagataaagaaagtaaatgaaaaaataaatattttaggTTTGATTGCATAGCGCTGTACTCATCTGTgtcattatatttgtttttaatttattaatatctttgcattttattttcattttactcGAATAtcttttcatgacattttaagCTGTGATGGCAGGACACAGGACAGGTGTGAGTAATAACATTAATTAGGGCTAAATTTCATTTAGACGAACCAGTTCTGGGGTCCTACATGCAGAGTGATCTTTGATGTTATTATTTGCACCTTTGCAATGTCTGCCACCATtgaaggacaggttcacaagtCTTTCTTAAGACAGGTGCACGAATGAACTTGGAAATagatttttcttgctgtaatcagtcctcctgttcatactgaccattggaagatctcttcataatgaatttacaatgaaagtgatgggggtcaaaatccacagtcctcgtgtgcaaaaatgtatttacaatctgaagctaatatgaagcttcagtcatccaaattagtcaaatcaagtaggtATCTTTCAaagccaaagtccctctttttgttactatacttccaccgcAGCTTAATAGCGAAATGCTGTCTGAGGACACACAAAAAGGGAAAGACTGAccagcaaggaaaacctctttcacacTTCATTTGGGcacttgactgttgttttaacactgacttgaaaaattgtgaaccaaTGCTTTAAAAAGCTCTGTATTTTCTTACATATTTCTTAAATTACGGCTGATTTTGTCCTCCatagacaataaaataatacttacattcacaatttttcacatCTGTATTTTACCCCTCAGTTGGATTTCAGACACCTAGAACTTTAAAGTTATAAACGAAGCATCATTTTATCCGTGTCTTTGACCAATTTTAAAAGTTTGGCAGGGATGGCAACGTTCGGTCTTTATTCCATCAAAGGACATGTAAAATTAGTCCTGAACTCCACTGTTCACTTAACTCCTCCATTAGAACAAACTCAAAtctgatgataataatattttaatgtttgataaAACATAGAGAACAATACTAGGCCTCAGCTATATGTAGTAAACTGGTTCAGTATTTGTAGATTGTGAggtcaacttttttttctgaagcaCCCATCAGAGACATTACAGCgcacaaacatttgaaatgcaaACAAGTCAATgcagatactttttttttttttttaattagacaGGTCACAAGATTGAAATGTGACAGAAACCTCTAACCTCTCACACTATTAATcacatttcttttattataGTCTTTCAGAGTTGAATTGGCCCCTCTTGCTCACATACTTACGTCACCAGTTAATAATATCCCGGACATGGCCCCACAGCTTGGTGATCCACAGGTTAACCCCGAGCTCTGTTAAATACTGAAGCTCTGGCATCAACATCTTACGACACAACTTCTGATATGCTTTGTCCACATTCTTCTTCAGGTTGTAGCCCATTATGGACTTCTCTCCGATGGGCTGCCAGGGCTGCATGGCTGTCTCTTGGATGCTGCCAGCTTCCACGGCATGACCCCCTTCAATGCAGATGGCTGCCATCTCCGTATTCCTCCTCCTGAGCTCTGCCACATCCTTAGCCATACGCCTATGTCCATATGCGTCCACTTTCTTCCAGAAGGTCTGGTTGAAATGCTGGTATAGCCTCCAGTCAATAGCATTCCACTCAAGGGCCCTGGCCCTCAGTTCTGGGGTAAGTTTAGACACAGTGGACCCCTTGCGGGCGTTGAGCTTGAAGAAGAGCAAGTCATCCATCTCCCAGCAGAGGGCATTCTTGAGCAGGATGAGAGATTCCTCAAAGTATTCCACTAACATGACAAGCTGAAATTGGTCAATGATGAGTTTGATTCCCTCTTCCACCCGTGGATCATCCAGCTCCAGAGTGTTGTCATGTCCGAAGTCAAAGAACAGCAGATTCTTGAGGTAGAAAGAGTTGAATCCCTCTGGATCAAAGTAGTAATTGGGGTCACGTAGAAACTCAGTCAGCTTGTAATCTCCTGGTATTTTCCAGGTGAAAGGCACCAGCCGGCCAAAGTAGTGAAAGGATGACTCAAAAAGCTCTGCAGGATCTCGCAGAATAGTGATGTAAGAGGTATCCATAGGGAGCAACTTTGCCACTTCGGGTGCATTGAAGCGCATGTGATTAGAGATAATATTGAAGCACATCCCAGGTCTGTAGTCTTTAACCTGCGAGCGCTGGAAAATAGAAGGATAGAAGAAGTCATTCCTGCTGTCAGGGAAGGCAAATTTGAGCTGGTGCTTCTCTCCGAAGCGGAAAAGGATGTTGAGGAAGGTGCTGCTAGCCGTCTTGTGGGTCTTCAAGAACATGATATCCACTTTAGGAGTACAGGCCTGGCCAGCAGTCTGTTGTGAGTTGTTTGTGGTTGGTTTAGTGTGGAGCTGGGATGGACGGTGGGCACAGGAGTAAGGCACCGGGACTctacaggggaaaaaaacatgatttgatCTCTTTGGGcttcaaacttttatttaactgAAACCATCTGAGATATTTAGAGTGGAAATCTCTCTTTGGTGATACAGCAACTCACAGGTTGGGAGTCACtcatttaatcttttaaaatgcattgtATTTTATGAGCTAACCATATGTTTTCAATACATAAACTCTtatagctgtaaaaaaaaaaaaaaaaaaaaaaaaaaaaaaatagaaagaaagaaaatttagttgaataaaaactacaatatttGCTAGTCACTTTGACagtaagaaatgttttttatgcatCTACTATACTTAAATTTGACAGTTAATAGTGCATGTTCTGAATTTTATCCAAATTGCAAATAATGTGATGTAAGCTTTgaacatgtatatatgtgttaACATGATGTTGTATTGCACAGAGTGCACAAACACCAGTGTGACGATTCTTACTCGGGTAGACTGAAGTGGACTTGTGGAGTAGAGAGGCAGTAAAGCAGGATCATGCAGCTGGTCAGGAGGATACCCAGGACCAGGCTTTTGCACATGGACCTCCACTGCCTCCCTTGCTTGCCAGCCATGGTCCAGCAGAAACAAGGATTACctttaaacaataaaagaaaccaTCATCATTGATATCTTTATCATCATGGTAAGATTTCCCTACCTGTTATTAGGTTGTAAAAGTTTTGAGTTTTATGCTAATAATAAAACTGGAGGCATGCTTTGTGAACACAATTATGACactttatattaattatttggaTGGAATGTTACTTTGAACTAAATTATAGCATAAAAAATCTCCAGAGATTACAATCTGTTATCTTTTCCACAGGGGAGGACGTGATTACGCTTAAACTACAGAGATAGGAATCCGATGCAATAGCATACTGTTGCAAAAACACTGAACCTTATCATCATGTTAGTTTTAAAACTAAACTGGGACAGAGAATGAATAATTGAACAATAAGAAGATTGAATAATCTGCACAGTGATGTCAGTATTTCTGCTCTCTATAAAAGGAAGTATTTAATGCAGAGCTCTTGTATTGGATCACATTATATGTTTGGTCTTCATGTCCTGCAGCTTTAGGTGGGATCTTTTTTATCAAACACTAACTACGTATTGATTTCAGTGGACTTTCCCTTTTAATTGTATGTGACTCATTAATAACACTctgacagagagggaaggaaatgttgagagtttcattttattttcattttgatgagACAGCTTGAAATGATTTCATAACAGCAGCTCCAAAACTGTAATTTTGTATAGATTACAGTATTGTCATGTGGTGGACCATAATTTAAGATGCTGAATAATATTTACCCACAGAGAACTACAATCCCTCTGTATTACAGCTAACCGCATTTCACTTGGCTGTACACttcataaacattttaaacacacagtgTGTAGTTAAAATTATATAGGTGAgccaaaaaaaattacatttgaatgacCACTTGAAATGACCAACGTTGTGTTTCTCACCTGttccataaaataaataatgcattaccGTGGAAAGTGATATTGCTTTCCCCCTGCAGACCGTGGTAAGATGACCCACCTGCTGACTCAGCTGCACTAGCAGCAAAGTGACACTCACCACCTTGAATTTCAAGCATTATATGACCCAGATACAGATCAGGATTTGGGGAGATGTTTACATAATTAGGTcactatttgtttgtttttactgcttttcttgTGAGtttatcaatatatattttgaataattaTGAAAATCTGTCAAAGcccttgtttttttccacattttaggTAATACTGATCTGCATCATTATCAGTAGATCTATTAGATTTTTCTCCGTATCCTAATTCCCATTTTTTACCTGCAAACACATATTCTGAGCTGCCATGAGAGGACACTCCCCAAGTTAAAATCACCTACATAATCTACTTCTAGGGTCGCattaaatgtggatttttttgtgtggaagtctgtaaaaacaataaataaataatctttgTTATCTTTTTGTTGTTTAGGACTTAATAATAggactataataaaaaaaaaacgtaaaagGACTATGATATAGTTCAACACATGGAGATTTGGCTGACAGTGCCGTCCACATGTcagagagaaacatttttaaggGTAAAAACAACTAGGTTAAATGTGGTTGAAGTTGTGATAACCCTTGCTATAACAGAAAGCCAAAGCCAATAATCAGCAATTTTCAGCTGCATGGGATGAGACTTTTATTcaataatattgttttgaaCAACTCTTATATAACTGAGCAGGCTATTGAAGACAgaattctgagattaaagtaAGAATTCACATTAGGATTACCTCTCCATTTGTGAGTTTGTTGTCTGTCATCTGATTCCTCCGAGAATTAATAACTGAATTTCCAACATCATGTTTGTAAATCACACACCAGAGTTTTAGTGGTTGCATGCTTGAACCCTTTCAACCTTATGAAGCATCCAGTCCTAAAACCTTCTCTGACAGGATGTCTGTCCCTTTTTAGTGTCCggtgtgttatttattattcatttttagaaTTAGTCCAGCTCTGGGTTATGGCTAGAGGTAGATTTCTTTGGCCTTTTATTAATTTGGGTTACTATTGTTTGTATCAGCACATGATTGTACAAACATTACTCTGCAAACACGGCTATTTCTGCTCTTTGTGTGGACTCAATGAAGGGGCTATTATGAAGGCCTGTGAGAGAGCTTTCTTTCCACCATCAGAGTAGT harbors:
- the gal3st1a gene encoding galactosylceramide sulfotransferase, with translation MAGKQGRQWRSMCKSLVLGILLTSCMILLYCLSTPQVHFSLPEVPVPYSCAHRPSQLHTKPTTNNSQQTAGQACTPKVDIMFLKTHKTASSTFLNILFRFGEKHQLKFAFPDSRNDFFYPSIFQRSQVKDYRPGMCFNIISNHMRFNAPEVAKLLPMDTSYITILRDPAELFESSFHYFGRLVPFTWKIPGDYKLTEFLRDPNYYFDPEGFNSFYLKNLLFFDFGHDNTLELDDPRVEEGIKLIIDQFQLVMLVEYFEESLILLKNALCWEMDDLLFFKLNARKGSTVSKLTPELRARALEWNAIDWRLYQHFNQTFWKKVDAYGHRRMAKDVAELRRRNTEMAAICIEGGHAVEAGSIQETAMQPWQPIGEKSIMGYNLKKNVDKAYQKLCRKMLMPELQYLTELGVNLWITKLWGHVRDIINW